The DNA region CTGCGCTTACATTTGGTAATACCTTTGTGAATGTAGCTGAGCATTCAGCGGCACATGGTAAAGCCTCTCTTATGGTTCCACTGGGAGCTGGAACACAAAAAATTTCTATTAAGCTTTTGGAAACTGCAAATTTTCCTATGGATTTATCTGTAAAAATTAGTTTTGTGTCCTTACCGGAGTATACTCCTGTCGGCAGGGGCGGCAGAGCTTATTCAAATATTTTGGAGATTCCGGATATATTATTGGAAATGATAGGGAGCCTTGCTCATTATAGGCAGGCTACACAAAAAATGGCGAAGACTCTTTTACATAACCACAATGCCGAAAATCTAGTGACTAAGATACTTCAAGAAATTGGATAAGTAATTCTCTGGACCGCTGTTTTCTGAGGTCCGTTTAATACCTTTTTATTTGCTGATATTTAGTGTATAGAAAGGTTCTTTTATTAGTCTTTTAATAATGTTGTTTCTGGGGAACCAGTTTTGTACTGGTATGGCAGTATTTGATTACTCTAGTTGTTTGTTTGAAAAATGCACATTTCCTCTTTTTGTGTATTTGTTGAGTGTATGTGCTTTCTTTGTAAGAACTTCAGGCCCTGTAGGCTTTGCGGCCTTTTTCTTGAGATTGATTTTTAGCATGTTTTTAGGGTTGTTAATGGGTGGAGCTTAAAATGATTATTTCACGTACACCTTTCAGGGTGTCTTTTTTTGGTGGGGGAACAGACTATCCCGGATGGATTTGTCAAAATGGTGGTGCGGTTCTTTCCACTTCCATTGACAAGTATTGCTATATTACTTGTCGTAATTTACCTGCTTTTTTTGATCATAAATACCGAGTTGCGTATTCAAAAATTGAACACACAAAAACCATAGAGGAAATTCAGCATCCGGCAATTAGGTCTCTTTTTAAGGCTTATGAAGAAGGGCATGGTTTTGAACTGCATTGCGATGCGGATCTGCCTGCCCGGTCAGGATTGGGGTCCAGCTCCTCGTTTATTGTGGGGTTGCTGAATTCTCTTGAAGGTATGAAGGGGAATAGAGTTTCCCATGAATGGCTCGCCAAAGAAGCTATTCGATATGAGCAGGATGTGCTGGCTGAGAATGTCGGTTGTCAGGATCAGGTTGCAGCAGCTTTTGGCGGATTGAATACAATCACTTTCCATAAGGATTGTAATTTTTCTGTAGATCCGGTGATTATTTCTAAGGTTCGTAGAGATGAACTTCAGGACCATTTGTTACTGTTCTTTACGGGTTTTTCAAGGATTGCAAGCAATATCGCAGAAGCGCAGATTAAAAAAATGGATTCAAATGCTGACAGCCTGCATGCGATGCGCTGTATGGTAGATGATGCTGTAGATATTTTGAGTTCAGATCAGGATATTCGACAATTTGGAGAAATGCTGCACACATCATGGATGTACAAAAGAAACCTGTCGGATAAAGTTGCACCTGAGCAAGTTGATACTATTTACGAGAGAGCCAGAGCTGCCGGAGCTATCGGGGGGAAACTTTTAGGTGCCGGCGGTGGAGGCTTTATTTTATTTTTTGTTGAAAAGGATAAGCAGGATGCTGTGGTCGCTGAATTGTCTGATTTGGTGCATGTTCCTTTTGAGTTTGAAAATGGTGGTTCCAGAATAATATATTTTGATGGCGAGTGTGGGTAAGAACAAATGAAAATTTTACTACTTGTATCAGATTTGTATAAGAATATTGGTGGCGGACAAACCGTTTACAAAAAAATAATAGAAGATACTCCAGGGTGTGAGTTTTATTATTTTATTGAGAACGAGAAATTGGATGCACAGAGACCTGCAAATGCACATCCTGTAAAAAAAATTATCAGCAAGAAGTATTGTACATCTCGTGAACTTATCCCCGCATACCTTATAGAAAATTTAAATCAGGTTCTTCCATATGCAGAGTCTGTAGCGGGAATGTTATTTGATGTTGTTGATATTCCTGATTATTGTAGCTTTGGCTATGGTATGAGAGAGATTTTTGAGATGTATGGAGTGAAAGTCGGAAGATTTGTTTTGGCCATGCATGGCAATATTTCTGATAGCATACGTTTGAATTGGCAAAGCCAGCCTTATCTGGAAGCCAGGGAAGCTGAATTTCAGCAATTCTCCAATGTAGACGGCCTCTACGCTATTTCCGAACGCTATATCGCAGAGTGGAAAGGGAGAAAGGATAGGGATGTTGAATACATTAGCCCAACCCCCATTGTTAAAGAGTCTCAAAGAGAAAAAAATATCGCCAAGAATGATCAGAAAAGGCCTGATTTATATTGCATCGGTCGAATGGAGCGTCGAAAAGGCAACGACATATTTATTGAACTGAGTCGTTGGATTGATCCAGATTTGTACGATAAGTCTTATCATGTTGGCGATGCTGATTTTGATAATGCCGGTGTTTCAAGTACTGATCGATTGTATAGTGTTTCGGTAAACCGAGGACTTGATTTAAATTTTGTCGGACCGGTCGGTTGGGATGAGCTTGAGAAAATTTTTGCCTCCAGAGCTATGCTGGTGTTACCGGTTCGGTACGACACGTTAAATCTTCAGGTTTTAGAAGCTTTGTTTAATGGCTGCCCTGTTGCAGTCTCCAACAAAGCCGGTGTTTGTGATTATTTGGATAAGGAGTTTCCTGAAATTCCATATGTGAAGATTGATTTTGACAATATTTATGCATCTGTTGCTGATATCGAAAATATTCTGCGCAACTATGATGAATATTGTGAGAAATTGACTTCCATTGTAAATGGCCTTCCGCTGTTTACCGAATCTTTCAATATGCATCAGATTTACTCCAAAATGTTGTCTAAGCTAGCTGTTGATCCTCAGGCAATGGGAATTAAACTCAAACGCACATTATATTTAAAAGCGGGGGCTATTTCTTCGCTGAAAGAGTCCTTGCCGGACCCTGTGTTTGAGTTGCTGAAACGGACTTATTGTTTTTTTAAGACTCCCTTGCGTGAGCATGTTAAGAGGAGTTTTATCGCTCCACTGGCTTTTAAAGTACATGCCATACTGGACTATAGATCTCGCGTACAGCGTTTGCGTGATATTTTTAATATGCGGGAGAGTGGTCGTTGTGAGATATCTAATAAGCTAAATAGTTTATATGACTTAGGTGAATCGTCGCATTTTTTACGAAAGGATATTTGGCAGGCTATCGGGCGTCTTGAGCGAATTCAGGAAAACGACGAGTTTTATGCCACATATCTTATCCGTACAATGAGATCTATGGGGACAGCGGCGGAGTTGCCTGAAGTTCTTCGTGCCGTTGAGAGGTGTGGAATGCCCCATACTGCAAAGGCTTTGGATGCTATGTATGGTGATCCTGAAAAAACAGCAGAACGGGTGTACCAATATCTTAAAAGCGCAGAGAAGCGGAACATGCATAAGCCCGCCTTGGAATGCGCTCTGGAAGTAGATGAGCGGTCGTCAGAAAGTCCCAAAGTCTCCATCATTGTTTCTCTCTATAATGCTGCAGATAAAATTCCGGTATTTATGACAGCCTTGTTGCAGCAGACTCTTGTTAAGAAAGGGGAGGTTGAGTTTATTTTTGAAGACAGTAATTCTCCCGCAGATGAATATGCTGCCATTCAGAAAACTTGTGATAATCAAGTAGATTATTACTACGAACGCTCCCAAGGCAGAGAGACAATCCAGTGCGCATGGAACCGTGGTATTGCGAAAGCGCGTGCTCCCTATCTGGTTTTTTTGGGTGTTGATGAAGTCCTTTATCCTGATGCCCTTGAAAAGTTAGCAGACTTTTTGGACAAAAATACTGAAACAGATTGGGTCATGTCCGACAGTCTTGTGACAGAGGTTACACCAGAAGGAGTACTGGAACGTGATGTTATGCCGTATGCCAGATCCAGAACCAAGGATGTCGACAAAGATCATGTCTATCTTGAGACTTGTTATTTGTCATGGGTTGGCGGCATGTATAGAAAGTCGATGCATAAAAAGTGCGGTTATTATGATGAAACTTTTAGAGGCGCAGGTGATACCGAATTCAAGAATCGCATTCTTTCAAAAATCAATGTCGCCTTCTTCCCAGAAACATTGGGCCTCTTTCTGAACTACCCGGAAGAAAGAACGACAGCTTCGCCGATGGCGGAACTTGAGGATTTGCGGGCATGGTACATATATCGTTCTCTTGGCGGTGTCCGCTATGCCTTTGAGGATCGTCCCATCGAAGATGCCATTGCGTTGTTTTATAAGTGCCTTGGCTATAGAAAGTCTTACTGCGGACATATAAGTACCGATTTTGATTACGCCTACGCCTTATCTGAATATATTTCACAAAAAAATAATGACCCTCAGTGGAAAGAGTGGAATAGGGATATTTGTGAAATCAAGGAGA from Desulfovibrio sp. JC022 includes:
- a CDS encoding glycosyltransferase; this encodes MKILLLVSDLYKNIGGGQTVYKKIIEDTPGCEFYYFIENEKLDAQRPANAHPVKKIISKKYCTSRELIPAYLIENLNQVLPYAESVAGMLFDVVDIPDYCSFGYGMREIFEMYGVKVGRFVLAMHGNISDSIRLNWQSQPYLEAREAEFQQFSNVDGLYAISERYIAEWKGRKDRDVEYISPTPIVKESQREKNIAKNDQKRPDLYCIGRMERRKGNDIFIELSRWIDPDLYDKSYHVGDADFDNAGVSSTDRLYSVSVNRGLDLNFVGPVGWDELEKIFASRAMLVLPVRYDTLNLQVLEALFNGCPVAVSNKAGVCDYLDKEFPEIPYVKIDFDNIYASVADIENILRNYDEYCEKLTSIVNGLPLFTESFNMHQIYSKMLSKLAVDPQAMGIKLKRTLYLKAGAISSLKESLPDPVFELLKRTYCFFKTPLREHVKRSFIAPLAFKVHAILDYRSRVQRLRDIFNMRESGRCEISNKLNSLYDLGESSHFLRKDIWQAIGRLERIQENDEFYATYLIRTMRSMGTAAELPEVLRAVERCGMPHTAKALDAMYGDPEKTAERVYQYLKSAEKRNMHKPALECALEVDERSSESPKVSIIVSLYNAADKIPVFMTALLQQTLVKKGEVEFIFEDSNSPADEYAAIQKTCDNQVDYYYERSQGRETIQCAWNRGIAKARAPYLVFLGVDEVLYPDALEKLADFLDKNTETDWVMSDSLVTEVTPEGVLERDVMPYARSRTKDVDKDHVYLETCYLSWVGGMYRKSMHKKCGYYDETFRGAGDTEFKNRILSKINVAFFPETLGLFLNYPEERTTASPMAELEDLRAWYIYRSLGGVRYAFEDRPIEDAIALFYKCLGYRKSYCGHISTDFDYAYALSEYISQKNNDPQWKEWNRDICEIKEILKSFDSFSQNEAAIVTQHKIAKKYARLKMFERKHYKLLNGERDLHYAATNDNRYEQHSWMWRS
- a CDS encoding kinase, with the translated sequence MIISRTPFRVSFFGGGTDYPGWICQNGGAVLSTSIDKYCYITCRNLPAFFDHKYRVAYSKIEHTKTIEEIQHPAIRSLFKAYEEGHGFELHCDADLPARSGLGSSSSFIVGLLNSLEGMKGNRVSHEWLAKEAIRYEQDVLAENVGCQDQVAAAFGGLNTITFHKDCNFSVDPVIISKVRRDELQDHLLLFFTGFSRIASNIAEAQIKKMDSNADSLHAMRCMVDDAVDILSSDQDIRQFGEMLHTSWMYKRNLSDKVAPEQVDTIYERARAAGAIGGKLLGAGGGGFILFFVEKDKQDAVVAELSDLVHVPFEFENGGSRIIYFDGECG